The following are from one region of the Rhabdothermincola sediminis genome:
- a CDS encoding sensor domain-containing diguanylate cyclase: MEENLAEVDDELVARLRRGVVDRSPDLITAFDATGTVRFVNDSGLAILGWARHEVVGRSFIDFLHPDEVERAVALATANLNRMQGPRGGAPYRLRRADGGFETLDVGVTVLDGLLVVVGRRMYDHELMARVLDGLTSNEPFADVVALLPAFDWWRNPTEPCVLRCHGDDGDDLVVGAPLPDVLTGADPEAGSPWGQAIATSDEVVVTSLDALPPAVAVEARARCFSGCRVRAVVDPRGHPPALITVWATDAGPPLEARSYPMATIARTLGLVLRFHRDATDLRHAATHDQLTGLRNRAGFFAELPADRVGTPVTVLALDLDGFKPVNDRLGHAAGDAVLRHVAARLVEVVGPDHLTARLGGDEFVVVVVGDDDRAAADALAARLGHAVSRPVHVAGEVVQIEASIGIAVDPGTARSIDELLAEADVALYRAKERTGTSR; encoded by the coding sequence GTGGAGGAGAATCTGGCCGAGGTCGACGACGAGCTGGTCGCCCGGCTGCGCCGCGGCGTGGTCGATCGCTCACCCGATCTCATCACGGCGTTCGACGCGACCGGCACCGTCCGCTTCGTGAACGACTCGGGCCTCGCCATCCTCGGCTGGGCCCGCCACGAGGTCGTCGGCCGCTCGTTCATCGACTTCCTTCACCCCGACGAGGTCGAGCGCGCTGTCGCCCTCGCCACCGCCAACCTCAACCGGATGCAGGGCCCCCGTGGCGGTGCGCCCTATCGCCTGCGGCGGGCCGATGGAGGGTTCGAGACGCTCGACGTGGGCGTCACCGTCCTCGACGGCCTGCTCGTCGTCGTCGGTCGCCGCATGTACGACCACGAGCTCATGGCCCGCGTGCTCGACGGCCTGACCTCCAACGAGCCCTTCGCCGACGTCGTGGCCCTGCTGCCCGCGTTCGACTGGTGGCGCAACCCGACCGAGCCGTGCGTGCTGCGCTGTCATGGAGACGATGGCGACGACCTGGTCGTCGGCGCCCCGCTGCCCGATGTGCTCACCGGCGCCGACCCCGAGGCGGGCTCGCCATGGGGCCAGGCGATCGCCACGAGCGACGAGGTGGTGGTCACCTCGCTCGACGCCCTGCCCCCGGCCGTAGCGGTCGAGGCTCGTGCCCGATGCTTCAGCGGGTGTCGCGTTCGTGCCGTGGTCGACCCTCGGGGTCATCCGCCCGCGCTCATCACGGTGTGGGCCACCGACGCCGGCCCGCCCCTCGAGGCCCGCTCGTACCCGATGGCCACCATCGCCCGCACCCTCGGCCTCGTGCTGCGCTTCCATCGCGACGCCACCGACCTGCGCCACGCCGCCACCCACGACCAGCTCACCGGCTTGCGCAACCGTGCTGGATTCTTCGCCGAGCTGCCCGCCGATCGGGTGGGTACGCCGGTCACCGTGCTGGCTCTCGACCTCGACGGCTTCAAGCCGGTGAACGACCGGCTGGGCCACGCCGCCGGCGACGCGGTACTGCGCCACGTCGCTGCCCGCCTCGTCGAGGTGGTCGGCCCCGATCACCTCACGGCGCGTCTGGGTGGCGACGAGTTCGTCGTCGTGGTGGTGGGTGACGACGACCGGGCCGCCGCCGACGCCTTGGCCGCCCGGCTGGGCCACGCAGTGTCCCGGCCAGTCCACGTCGCCGGCGAGGTCGTGCAGATCGAGGCCAGTATCGGTATCGCGGTCGACCCGGGCACCGCACGTTCCATCGACGAGCTGCTGGCTGAGGCGGATGTGGCCCTCTACCGAGCCAAGGAGCGGACCGGCACCAGCCGCTGA